A single window of Pseudomonadota bacterium DNA harbors:
- the ilvN gene encoding acetolactate synthase small subunit, whose translation LMLIKVSAGGTAREELKRLVDIFRGRIIDVTNTIYVIELTGTSEKLDAFVNGLDRKLIVEVVRSGVSGIARGEKSLRI comes from the coding sequence AGTTGATGCTAATCAAAGTCAGCGCCGGCGGCACGGCGCGCGAAGAGCTCAAGCGCCTGGTCGATATCTTCCGCGGGCGGATCATCGACGTCACCAACACCATCTACGTCATCGAGCTGACCGGCACCAGCGAGAAGCTGGACGCCTTTGTCAACGGCCTCGACAGGAAGCTCATTGTCGAAGTCGTGCGCTCGGGGGTTTCCGGCATCGCGCGCGGCGAAAA